A window from Cryptomeria japonica chromosome 1, Sugi_1.0, whole genome shotgun sequence encodes these proteins:
- the LOC131073720 gene encoding disease resistance protein Roq1 isoform X1: MASTSTSGRGKQPRDPFLVLEPPNKKIKSSLTAKQFDVFINHRGPDSKTTLAQQLYDSLQEAGIRAYLDAPETELGDPISSAIRNAISSAAVHIAILSPQYAESPWCLAELALMFQTKARIIPLFYDVQPSDFRYIKNGVAEAFSKHEEKGRYPTHDIQQWKECLQNVSSIKGYEFRQQNDDLSKQCNDVLSAVVKEKQKRKIPFQVAKYEVGLDEIVKDFYSHCQRKGQMRDKIIGIFGMGASGKTTLAKYLFNSKHSEFSASTILFDVRENHMKGQMASLQTKLLKDLFPGNHPSFSSIEEGTAYIKHDLKGNQESSFLVILDDVDHLKQLDALLPINALNPNSLVIVTTRDKRLLIEFRVTVRYKMKVMNPEHSRELFCWHAFHRQSCKSGFENLVDSFVKACGGLPLALQVMGGHVFGSGMTYWKSQLDEVKARLDKDIKETLKISYDVLEEDQKQIFMDIACFFIGENVNRAIRIWKASGWRAEHALQTLKDKCLVEVEDKVCCKRCHYEPTFLLKMHDHVRDLGREISDKEKSQPTDNEISRPRRLWRPEDRIGIGEIERFQDTLTGSEGKSFRCFIAPNFFHMRYFRGSSKTSIDLQVGPHGFHPSISLQNLHSLSLNRVSLARLWQTDDQVLPNLKELSCSFENDMLISDLNKLVSSFGMFKNLESLHIEFGFKFLERNIEWNCLLKSLRELANLQTLRLELSKVEGEFSLSNRGKSIDDRFRMRSLEAIIVCVVLKTTKVSISGQFCPTLKSLKLCSMKDLIEVDLTRVTTLECLTLLKCGHLRKVLCNDLLKLEIFHLKLCWNMRKLPSFGRVSCLKRIYISRCRNLQDISAIEILKGLKRIWIAYSPELKSIKAIEQLKGLNRIWIQDCPQLQGVISFTELKKLKRIFLGNCASLQNIEGIECLIHLESIIIAECPKLKNVRGIEELEGLKEMIISESPIISCIERLQRLPSELTTMVGISSLSYFKADKIGKTLSMVDAFCEIECAEQVEEMIHSFHKTHHSLSTFIFCAVVWGVMR, encoded by the exons ATGGCTTCTACTTCGACTTCTGGTCGAGGAAAACAGCCACGCGATCCATTTTTGGTGCTTGAACCTCCCAACAAAAAGATAAAATCTTCCTTGACTGCAAAGCAGTTCGATGTATTCATCAACCATCGAGGCCCAGacagcaaaacaactttggctcAGCAGCTCTACGATTCTCTACAGGAAGCTGGGATCCGGGCATATCTAGATGCTCCAGAGACTGAACTGGGAGATCCAATTTCTTCTGCCATTAGAAATGCCATATCCTCTGCCGCAGTGCACATAGCCATCTTATCACCGCAATATGCAGAGTCTCCTTGGTGCTTAGCTGAGCTTGCTTTGATGTTCCAAACCAAGGCTAGAATTATTCCCCTCTTTTACGATGTTCAGCCATCAGACTTCCGCTACATCAAAAATGGAGTTGCGGAAGCATTTTCCAAACACGAAGAGAAGGGCAGATATCCTACTCATGACATTCAACAGTGGAAAGAATGCCTGCAGAATGTTTCAAGCATCAAGGGCTACGAATTCCGCCAACAGAATGA TGATCTGAGTAAGCAGTGTAATGACGTTTTGTCCGCCGTGGTTAAGGAGAAGCAAAAGAGAAAAATTCCTTTTCAAGTTGCAAAATATGAGGTGGGACTTGATGAAATTGTGAAAGATTTCTACAGTCATTGTCAGAGAAAAGGGCAGATGAGAGATAAAATAATTGGCATCTTTGGTATGGGAGCGTCTGGCAAGACCACTCTCGCCAAATATTTGTTCAATAGCAAACATTCAGAATTTAGTGCATCAACTATTCTATTTGATGTGCGGGAAAACCATATGAAAGGTCAGATGGCTTCTTTACAAACTAAGCTTCTCAAAGATCTGTTTCCTGGGAATCATCCTTCCTTTTCTAGTATAGAAGAAGGAACCGCCTATATCAAGCATGACCTTAAAGGGAACCAAGAATCAAGTTTCCTCGTAATTTTAGATGATGTTGATCATCTGAAACAGTTAGATGCCCTGTTACCGATAAATGCCCTGAATCCCAACAGTTTAGTGATTGTCACAACCCGTGACAAGAGGCTTCTTATAGAGTTCAGAGTGACAGTCCGTTATAAGATGAAAGTGATGAATCCAGAGCATAGCAGAGAGCTCTTCTGTTGGCACGCGTTCCATAGGCAATCTTGTAAAAGTGGATTTGAGAATTTGGTAGACAGTTTTGTCAAAGCGTGTGGAGGTTTACCTCTTGCTCTCCAAGTAATGGGCGGGCATGTTTTTGGAAGTGGCATGACTTATTGGAAGTCACAACTAGATGAGGTTAAAGCGAGGCTTGACAAAGACATAAAAGAGACGCTTAAAATAAGTTATGATGTTCTGGAGGAGGATCAAAAACAGATATTTATGGATATAGCATGCTTTTTCATAGGGGAAAATGTGAACAGGGCCATAAGAATATGGAAGGCTTCAGGGTGGAGAGCCGAACATGCACTTCAGACCCTCAAAGACAAGTGCCTCGTTGAAGTGGAAGATAAGGTTTGCTGTAAAAGATGCCATTATGAGCCAACATTTTTGTTGAAAATGCATGACCACGTCCGTGACCTGGGGAGGGAAATATCAGATAAAGAAAAGAGCCAGCCAACAGATAATGAAATAAGCCGTCCTCGACGGTTGTGGCGTCCTGAAGATCGT ATTGGAATAGGAGAAATCGAGAGATTCCAAGACACCCTCACTGGGTCCGAAGGAAAAAGTTTCAGATGTTTCATTGCTCCGAATTTTTTTCATATGAGATATTTTCGGGGGAGTTCAAAGACATCAATTGATCTTCAAGTTGGCCCTCATGGATTTCATCCTTCTATTTCTTTACAAAATTTGCATAGTTTAAGTCTTAACAGAGTATCACTGGCGAGATTGTGGCAAACAGATGACCAG GTTCTACCCAATTTGAAAGAGCTATCTTGCAGTTTTGAGAACGATATGTTGATAAGCGATTTAAACAAACTGGTGAGCTCGTTTGGAATGTTCAAAAATCTGGAAAGTCTGCACATAGAATTTGGATTTAAGTTCTTAGAAAGGAATATTGAATGGAATTGCTTGCTAAAATCTCTAAGAGAACTCGCTAATCTGCAAACTTTAAGGTTGGAATTGTCTAAGGTAGAAGGGGAATTTTCCTTAAGCAACAGGGGAAAGTCAATTGATGATCGGTTTCGTATGAGAAGCCTTGAAGCCATAATTGTGTGTGTTGTATTGAAAACAACGAAGGTCTCCATTAGTGGACAGTTCTGTCCTACCCTTAAATCTCTTAAGCTTTGTTCTATGAAAGATCTGATTGAAGTGGATTTGACAAGGGTAACCACACTGGAGTGTCTGACACTGTTGAAATGTGGACATTTGAGAAAAGTATTGTGTAATGATCTCCTCAAACTTGAAATATTCCACCTAAAATTATGCTGGAATATGAGAAAGTTGCCAAGTTTTGGGCGTGTCAGTTGTCTCAAGAGGATCTATATTAGTCGCTGTCGGAACCTGCAGGATATATCAGCTATTGAAATATTGAAGGGGTTGAAAAGGATCTGGATTGCTTATAGTCCAGAGCTGAAGAGTATAAAAGCTATTGAACAATTGAAGGGATTAAATAGAATATGGATTCAGGACTGTCCACAGCTGCAGGGTGTAATTTCTTTCACAGAATTAAAGAAGTTGAAAAGAATCTTCCTTGGGAATTGTGCAAGTCTGCAGAATATTGAAGGCATTGAATGTTTAATACATCTGGAGAGCATTATAATTGCTGAATGTCCGAAGCTGAAGAATGTCAGAGGCATtgaagaattggaaggactaaaaGAGATGATTATTTCAGAGAGTCCTATAATCAGTTGCATTGAAAGGTTGCAG AGATTGCCCTCGGAGCTTACAACTATGGTGGGGATATCGTCCCTGTCATATTTTAAAGCAGATAAAATTGGCAAGACATTGTCTATGGTGGATGCTTTCTGTGAAATCGAATGTGCTGAACAAGTAGAGGAGATGATCCATTCATTTCATAAAACCCATCATTCGCTGAGTACATTCATCTTTTGCGCTGTGGTTTGGGGTGTTATGAGATAG
- the LOC131073720 gene encoding disease resistance protein Roq1 isoform X2, with amino-acid sequence MASTSTSGRGKQPRDPFLVLEPPNKKIKSSLTAKQFDVFINHRGPDSKTTLAQQLYDSLQEAGIRAYLDAPETELGDPISSAIRNAISSAAVHIAILSPQYAESPWCLAELALMFQTKARIIPLFYDVQPSDFRYIKNGVAEAFSKHEEKGRYPTHDIQQWKECLQNVSSIKGYEFRQQNDDLSKQCNDVLSAVVKEKQKRKIPFQVAKYEVGLDEIVKDFYSHCQRKGQMRDKIIGIFGMGASGKTTLAKYLFNSKHSEFSASTILFDVRENHMKGQMASLQTKLLKDLFPGNHPSFSSIEEGTAYIKHDLKGNQESSFLVILDDVDHLKQLDALLPINALNPNSLVIVTTRDKRLLIEFRVTVRYKMKVMNPEHSRELFCWHAFHRQSCKSGFENLVDSFVKACGGLPLALQVMGGHVFGSGMTYWKSQLDEVKARLDKDIKETLKISYDVLEEDQKQIFMDIACFFIGENVNRAIRIWKASGWRAEHALQTLKDKCLVEVEDKVCCKRCHYEPTFLLKMHDHVRDLGREISDKEKSQPTDNEISRPRRLWRPEDRIGIGEIERFQDTLTGSEGKSFRCFIAPNFFHMRYFRGSSKTSIDLQVGPHGFHPSISLQNLHSLSLNRVSLARLWQTDDQVLPNLKELSCSFENDMLISDLNKLVSSFGMFKNLESLHIEFGFKFLERNIEWNCLLKSLRELANLQTLRLELSKVEGEFSLSNRGKSIDDRFRMRSLEAIIVCVVLKTTKVSISGQFCPTLKSLKLCSMKDLIEVDLTRVTTLECLTLLKCGHLRKVLCNDLLKLEIFHLKLCWNMRKLPSFGRVSCLKRIYISRCRNLQDISAIEILKGLKRIWIAYSPELKSIKAIEQLKGLNRIWIQDCPQLQGVISFTELKKLKRIFLGNCASLQNIEGIECLIHLESIIIAECPKLKNVRGIEELEGLKEMIISESPIISCIERLQLEHCDFRDCPRSLQLWWGYRPCHILKQIKLARHCLWWMLSVKSNVLNK; translated from the exons ATGGCTTCTACTTCGACTTCTGGTCGAGGAAAACAGCCACGCGATCCATTTTTGGTGCTTGAACCTCCCAACAAAAAGATAAAATCTTCCTTGACTGCAAAGCAGTTCGATGTATTCATCAACCATCGAGGCCCAGacagcaaaacaactttggctcAGCAGCTCTACGATTCTCTACAGGAAGCTGGGATCCGGGCATATCTAGATGCTCCAGAGACTGAACTGGGAGATCCAATTTCTTCTGCCATTAGAAATGCCATATCCTCTGCCGCAGTGCACATAGCCATCTTATCACCGCAATATGCAGAGTCTCCTTGGTGCTTAGCTGAGCTTGCTTTGATGTTCCAAACCAAGGCTAGAATTATTCCCCTCTTTTACGATGTTCAGCCATCAGACTTCCGCTACATCAAAAATGGAGTTGCGGAAGCATTTTCCAAACACGAAGAGAAGGGCAGATATCCTACTCATGACATTCAACAGTGGAAAGAATGCCTGCAGAATGTTTCAAGCATCAAGGGCTACGAATTCCGCCAACAGAATGA TGATCTGAGTAAGCAGTGTAATGACGTTTTGTCCGCCGTGGTTAAGGAGAAGCAAAAGAGAAAAATTCCTTTTCAAGTTGCAAAATATGAGGTGGGACTTGATGAAATTGTGAAAGATTTCTACAGTCATTGTCAGAGAAAAGGGCAGATGAGAGATAAAATAATTGGCATCTTTGGTATGGGAGCGTCTGGCAAGACCACTCTCGCCAAATATTTGTTCAATAGCAAACATTCAGAATTTAGTGCATCAACTATTCTATTTGATGTGCGGGAAAACCATATGAAAGGTCAGATGGCTTCTTTACAAACTAAGCTTCTCAAAGATCTGTTTCCTGGGAATCATCCTTCCTTTTCTAGTATAGAAGAAGGAACCGCCTATATCAAGCATGACCTTAAAGGGAACCAAGAATCAAGTTTCCTCGTAATTTTAGATGATGTTGATCATCTGAAACAGTTAGATGCCCTGTTACCGATAAATGCCCTGAATCCCAACAGTTTAGTGATTGTCACAACCCGTGACAAGAGGCTTCTTATAGAGTTCAGAGTGACAGTCCGTTATAAGATGAAAGTGATGAATCCAGAGCATAGCAGAGAGCTCTTCTGTTGGCACGCGTTCCATAGGCAATCTTGTAAAAGTGGATTTGAGAATTTGGTAGACAGTTTTGTCAAAGCGTGTGGAGGTTTACCTCTTGCTCTCCAAGTAATGGGCGGGCATGTTTTTGGAAGTGGCATGACTTATTGGAAGTCACAACTAGATGAGGTTAAAGCGAGGCTTGACAAAGACATAAAAGAGACGCTTAAAATAAGTTATGATGTTCTGGAGGAGGATCAAAAACAGATATTTATGGATATAGCATGCTTTTTCATAGGGGAAAATGTGAACAGGGCCATAAGAATATGGAAGGCTTCAGGGTGGAGAGCCGAACATGCACTTCAGACCCTCAAAGACAAGTGCCTCGTTGAAGTGGAAGATAAGGTTTGCTGTAAAAGATGCCATTATGAGCCAACATTTTTGTTGAAAATGCATGACCACGTCCGTGACCTGGGGAGGGAAATATCAGATAAAGAAAAGAGCCAGCCAACAGATAATGAAATAAGCCGTCCTCGACGGTTGTGGCGTCCTGAAGATCGT ATTGGAATAGGAGAAATCGAGAGATTCCAAGACACCCTCACTGGGTCCGAAGGAAAAAGTTTCAGATGTTTCATTGCTCCGAATTTTTTTCATATGAGATATTTTCGGGGGAGTTCAAAGACATCAATTGATCTTCAAGTTGGCCCTCATGGATTTCATCCTTCTATTTCTTTACAAAATTTGCATAGTTTAAGTCTTAACAGAGTATCACTGGCGAGATTGTGGCAAACAGATGACCAG GTTCTACCCAATTTGAAAGAGCTATCTTGCAGTTTTGAGAACGATATGTTGATAAGCGATTTAAACAAACTGGTGAGCTCGTTTGGAATGTTCAAAAATCTGGAAAGTCTGCACATAGAATTTGGATTTAAGTTCTTAGAAAGGAATATTGAATGGAATTGCTTGCTAAAATCTCTAAGAGAACTCGCTAATCTGCAAACTTTAAGGTTGGAATTGTCTAAGGTAGAAGGGGAATTTTCCTTAAGCAACAGGGGAAAGTCAATTGATGATCGGTTTCGTATGAGAAGCCTTGAAGCCATAATTGTGTGTGTTGTATTGAAAACAACGAAGGTCTCCATTAGTGGACAGTTCTGTCCTACCCTTAAATCTCTTAAGCTTTGTTCTATGAAAGATCTGATTGAAGTGGATTTGACAAGGGTAACCACACTGGAGTGTCTGACACTGTTGAAATGTGGACATTTGAGAAAAGTATTGTGTAATGATCTCCTCAAACTTGAAATATTCCACCTAAAATTATGCTGGAATATGAGAAAGTTGCCAAGTTTTGGGCGTGTCAGTTGTCTCAAGAGGATCTATATTAGTCGCTGTCGGAACCTGCAGGATATATCAGCTATTGAAATATTGAAGGGGTTGAAAAGGATCTGGATTGCTTATAGTCCAGAGCTGAAGAGTATAAAAGCTATTGAACAATTGAAGGGATTAAATAGAATATGGATTCAGGACTGTCCACAGCTGCAGGGTGTAATTTCTTTCACAGAATTAAAGAAGTTGAAAAGAATCTTCCTTGGGAATTGTGCAAGTCTGCAGAATATTGAAGGCATTGAATGTTTAATACATCTGGAGAGCATTATAATTGCTGAATGTCCGAAGCTGAAGAATGTCAGAGGCATtgaagaattggaaggactaaaaGAGATGATTATTTCAGAGAGTCCTATAATCAGTTGCATTGAAAGGTTGCAG CTAGAGCACTGTGATTTCAGAGATTGCCCTCGGAGCTTACAACTATGGTGGGGATATCGTCCCTGTCATATTTTAAAGCAGATAAAATTGGCAAGACATTGTCTATGGTGGATGCTTTCTGTGAAATCGAATGTGCTGAACAAGTAG